A region from the Cervus elaphus chromosome 10, mCerEla1.1, whole genome shotgun sequence genome encodes:
- the STX1A gene encoding syntaxin-1A isoform X1 yields MKDRTQELRTAKDSDDDDDVTVTVDRDRFMDEFFEQKAPPWISTPRAPGLGPQVEEIRGFIDKISENVEEVKRKHSAILASPNPDEKTKEELEELMSDIKKTANKVRSKLKSIEQSIEQEEGLNRSSADLRIRKTQVWAGRVAGRLRLWGPGGAGADTCTPVSGPQHSTLSRKFVEVMSEYNATQSDYRERCKGRIQRQLEITGRTTTSEELEDMLESGNPAIFASGIIMDSSISKQALSEIETRHSEIIKLENSIRELHDMFMDMAMLVESQGEMIDRIEYNVEHSVDYVERAVSDTKKAVKYQSKARRKKIMIVICCVVLGIVIASTFGGIFG; encoded by the exons ATGAAGGACCGAACCCAGGAGCTCCGCACG GCCAAGGACAGCGACGATGATGACGACGTCACTGTCACTGTGGACCGAGACCGCTTCATGGATGAATTCTTCGAGCAG AAGGCCCCTCCCTGGATTTCCACCCCCAGAGCACCTGGCCTTGGCCCACAGGTGGAGGAGATCCGAGGCTTCATTGACAAGATCTCGGAGAACGTGGAGGAGGTGAAGCGCAAACACAGCGCCATCCTGGCCTCCCCCAACCCTGATGAGA AGACAAAGGAGGAGCTGGAGGAACTCATGTCCGACATAAAGAAGACAGCAAACAAAGTCCGTTCCAAGTTAAAGA GCATCGAGCAGAGCATCGAGCAGGAGGAAGGCCTGAACCGCTCCTCCGCAGACCTGAGGATCCGAAAGACACAGGTGTGGGCGGGGCGAGTAGCGGGGCGCCTGAGGCTCTGGGGcccgggtggggctggggctgacACCTGCACTCCCGTCTCGGGCCCCCAGCACTCCACACTGTCCCGGAAGTTCGTGGAGGTGATGTCCGAGTACAACGCCACGCAGTCTGACTACCGCGAGCGCTGCAAGGGCCGCATCCAGAGGCAGCTGGAGATCA CTGGCCGGACCACGACCAGCGAGGAGCTGGAGGACATGCTGGAGAGTGGGAACCCCGCCATCTTTGCCTCCGGG ATCATCATGGACTCCAGCATCTCGAAGCAGGCCCTGAGTGAGATTGAGACACGCCACAGCGAGATCATCAAGCTGGAGAACAGCATCCGGGAGCTGCACGACATGTTCATGGACATGGCCATGCTCGTGGAGAGCCAG GGGGAGATGATTGACAGGATTGAGTACAACGTGGAACATTCGGTGGACTACGTGGAGAGGGCCGTGTCTGACACCAAGAAGGCCGTCAAGTACCAGAGCAAGGCGCGCCGG AAGAAGATCATGATCGTCATCTGCTGTGTGGTCCTGGGCATTGTGATCGCCTCCACCTTTGGGGGCATCTTCGGATAG
- the STX1A gene encoding syntaxin-1A isoform X3, translating into MKDRTQELRTAKDSDDDDDVTVTVDRDRFMDEFFEQKAPPWISTPRAPGLGPQVEEIRGFIDKISENVEEVKRKHSAILASPNPDEKTKEELEELMSDIKKTANKVRSKLKSIEQSIEQEEGLNRSSADLRIRKTQHSTLSRKFVEVMSEYNATQSDYRERCKGRIQRQLEITGRTTTSEELEDMLESGNPAIFASGIIMDSSISKQALSEIETRHSEIIKLENSIRELHDMFMDMAMLVESQGEMIDRIEYNVEHSVDYVERAVSDTKKAVKYQSKARRKKIMIVICCVVLGIVIASTFGGIFG; encoded by the exons ATGAAGGACCGAACCCAGGAGCTCCGCACG GCCAAGGACAGCGACGATGATGACGACGTCACTGTCACTGTGGACCGAGACCGCTTCATGGATGAATTCTTCGAGCAG AAGGCCCCTCCCTGGATTTCCACCCCCAGAGCACCTGGCCTTGGCCCACAGGTGGAGGAGATCCGAGGCTTCATTGACAAGATCTCGGAGAACGTGGAGGAGGTGAAGCGCAAACACAGCGCCATCCTGGCCTCCCCCAACCCTGATGAGA AGACAAAGGAGGAGCTGGAGGAACTCATGTCCGACATAAAGAAGACAGCAAACAAAGTCCGTTCCAAGTTAAAGA GCATCGAGCAGAGCATCGAGCAGGAGGAAGGCCTGAACCGCTCCTCCGCAGACCTGAGGATCCGAAAGACACAG CACTCCACACTGTCCCGGAAGTTCGTGGAGGTGATGTCCGAGTACAACGCCACGCAGTCTGACTACCGCGAGCGCTGCAAGGGCCGCATCCAGAGGCAGCTGGAGATCA CTGGCCGGACCACGACCAGCGAGGAGCTGGAGGACATGCTGGAGAGTGGGAACCCCGCCATCTTTGCCTCCGGG ATCATCATGGACTCCAGCATCTCGAAGCAGGCCCTGAGTGAGATTGAGACACGCCACAGCGAGATCATCAAGCTGGAGAACAGCATCCGGGAGCTGCACGACATGTTCATGGACATGGCCATGCTCGTGGAGAGCCAG GGGGAGATGATTGACAGGATTGAGTACAACGTGGAACATTCGGTGGACTACGTGGAGAGGGCCGTGTCTGACACCAAGAAGGCCGTCAAGTACCAGAGCAAGGCGCGCCGG AAGAAGATCATGATCGTCATCTGCTGTGTGGTCCTGGGCATTGTGATCGCCTCCACCTTTGGGGGCATCTTCGGATAG
- the STX1A gene encoding syntaxin-1A isoform X2, with protein MKDRTQELRTAKDSDDDDDVTVTVDRDRFMDEFFEQVEEIRGFIDKISENVEEVKRKHSAILASPNPDEKTKEELEELMSDIKKTANKVRSKLKSIEQSIEQEEGLNRSSADLRIRKTQVWAGRVAGRLRLWGPGGAGADTCTPVSGPQHSTLSRKFVEVMSEYNATQSDYRERCKGRIQRQLEITGRTTTSEELEDMLESGNPAIFASGIIMDSSISKQALSEIETRHSEIIKLENSIRELHDMFMDMAMLVESQGEMIDRIEYNVEHSVDYVERAVSDTKKAVKYQSKARRKKIMIVICCVVLGIVIASTFGGIFG; from the exons ATGAAGGACCGAACCCAGGAGCTCCGCACG GCCAAGGACAGCGACGATGATGACGACGTCACTGTCACTGTGGACCGAGACCGCTTCATGGATGAATTCTTCGAGCAG GTGGAGGAGATCCGAGGCTTCATTGACAAGATCTCGGAGAACGTGGAGGAGGTGAAGCGCAAACACAGCGCCATCCTGGCCTCCCCCAACCCTGATGAGA AGACAAAGGAGGAGCTGGAGGAACTCATGTCCGACATAAAGAAGACAGCAAACAAAGTCCGTTCCAAGTTAAAGA GCATCGAGCAGAGCATCGAGCAGGAGGAAGGCCTGAACCGCTCCTCCGCAGACCTGAGGATCCGAAAGACACAGGTGTGGGCGGGGCGAGTAGCGGGGCGCCTGAGGCTCTGGGGcccgggtggggctggggctgacACCTGCACTCCCGTCTCGGGCCCCCAGCACTCCACACTGTCCCGGAAGTTCGTGGAGGTGATGTCCGAGTACAACGCCACGCAGTCTGACTACCGCGAGCGCTGCAAGGGCCGCATCCAGAGGCAGCTGGAGATCA CTGGCCGGACCACGACCAGCGAGGAGCTGGAGGACATGCTGGAGAGTGGGAACCCCGCCATCTTTGCCTCCGGG ATCATCATGGACTCCAGCATCTCGAAGCAGGCCCTGAGTGAGATTGAGACACGCCACAGCGAGATCATCAAGCTGGAGAACAGCATCCGGGAGCTGCACGACATGTTCATGGACATGGCCATGCTCGTGGAGAGCCAG GGGGAGATGATTGACAGGATTGAGTACAACGTGGAACATTCGGTGGACTACGTGGAGAGGGCCGTGTCTGACACCAAGAAGGCCGTCAAGTACCAGAGCAAGGCGCGCCGG AAGAAGATCATGATCGTCATCTGCTGTGTGGTCCTGGGCATTGTGATCGCCTCCACCTTTGGGGGCATCTTCGGATAG
- the STX1A gene encoding syntaxin-1A isoform X4 yields the protein MKDRTQELRTAKDSDDDDDVTVTVDRDRFMDEFFEQVEEIRGFIDKISENVEEVKRKHSAILASPNPDEKTKEELEELMSDIKKTANKVRSKLKSIEQSIEQEEGLNRSSADLRIRKTQHSTLSRKFVEVMSEYNATQSDYRERCKGRIQRQLEITGRTTTSEELEDMLESGNPAIFASGIIMDSSISKQALSEIETRHSEIIKLENSIRELHDMFMDMAMLVESQGEMIDRIEYNVEHSVDYVERAVSDTKKAVKYQSKARRKKIMIVICCVVLGIVIASTFGGIFG from the exons ATGAAGGACCGAACCCAGGAGCTCCGCACG GCCAAGGACAGCGACGATGATGACGACGTCACTGTCACTGTGGACCGAGACCGCTTCATGGATGAATTCTTCGAGCAG GTGGAGGAGATCCGAGGCTTCATTGACAAGATCTCGGAGAACGTGGAGGAGGTGAAGCGCAAACACAGCGCCATCCTGGCCTCCCCCAACCCTGATGAGA AGACAAAGGAGGAGCTGGAGGAACTCATGTCCGACATAAAGAAGACAGCAAACAAAGTCCGTTCCAAGTTAAAGA GCATCGAGCAGAGCATCGAGCAGGAGGAAGGCCTGAACCGCTCCTCCGCAGACCTGAGGATCCGAAAGACACAG CACTCCACACTGTCCCGGAAGTTCGTGGAGGTGATGTCCGAGTACAACGCCACGCAGTCTGACTACCGCGAGCGCTGCAAGGGCCGCATCCAGAGGCAGCTGGAGATCA CTGGCCGGACCACGACCAGCGAGGAGCTGGAGGACATGCTGGAGAGTGGGAACCCCGCCATCTTTGCCTCCGGG ATCATCATGGACTCCAGCATCTCGAAGCAGGCCCTGAGTGAGATTGAGACACGCCACAGCGAGATCATCAAGCTGGAGAACAGCATCCGGGAGCTGCACGACATGTTCATGGACATGGCCATGCTCGTGGAGAGCCAG GGGGAGATGATTGACAGGATTGAGTACAACGTGGAACATTCGGTGGACTACGTGGAGAGGGCCGTGTCTGACACCAAGAAGGCCGTCAAGTACCAGAGCAAGGCGCGCCGG AAGAAGATCATGATCGTCATCTGCTGTGTGGTCCTGGGCATTGTGATCGCCTCCACCTTTGGGGGCATCTTCGGATAG
- the LOC122701726 gene encoding uncharacterized protein LOC122701726 has protein sequence MQEGPAKAIQALIDYGPSSLGNRPTLSKWQSQLRKDGWTRVGDRRSCGAEAAAGVVRQLQAPRVKRPAPGSIMQTNEHREVKAPTCLFLLRTVPSVGRRSTRLHHSGLPAAPVSEPGPWVSGPGIASPSAFSHSFGPSFGPPPSSRSNPAPPLAIPVFFQEGSCSDCAMLPPLSGFWLLPQAPLCLTWPRRRGSAPVRDEKGWRRLEGWARPAARRKHASSFPKCDFYK, from the exons ATGCAGGAGGGGCCGGCAAAGGCTATCCAG GCCCTGATTGATTACGGCCCCAGCTCCCTTGGGAATCGGCCAACCCTTTCAAAGTGGCAGTCACAGCTCCGGAAAGACGGCTGGACTAGAGTGGGGGACCGGAGAAGCTGTGGTGCGGAGGCGGCAGCTGGAGTCGTGAGGCAGTTACAAGCTCCGAG GGTGAAGCGGCCGGCTCCAGGCTCCATTATGCAGACAAAtgagcacagagaggttaaggcaCCCACCTGCCTGTTCTTGCTCCGAACAGTCCCTTCAGTTGGCAGACGGAGCACTAGGCTTCACCACTCAGGCCTGCCTGCTGCCCCGGTGAGCGAGCCGGGACCCTGGGTGTCAGGCCCAGGCATCGCCagcccctctgccttttctcactcTTTTGGCCCTTCTTTTggcccacctccctcctctcGTTCAAATCCAGCTCCTCCCCTGGCGATCCCAGTCTTCTTCCAGGAAGGTTCCTGCTCTGACTGCGCCAtgctccctcctctctctggctTCTGGCTCCTGCCTCAGGCCCCACTGTGCCTCACATGGCCCAGGAG GAGAGGATCGGCCCCCGTGAGAGATGAGAAGGGCTGGAGAAGGCTGGAGGGCTGGGCCCGGCCTGCAGCGCGGAGGAAACATGCCAGCTCCTTCCCCAAGTGTGACTTTTATAAATAA
- the BUD23 gene encoding probable 18S rRNA (guanine-N(7))-methyltransferase, protein MASRGRRPELRGPPELYYDKNEARKYVRNSRMIDVQTKMAERAVELLCVPEDKPCYVLDIGCGTGLSGDYLSDEGHYWVGIDISPAMLDEALDRDTQGDVILGDMGQGIPFKPGTFDACISISAVQWLCNANKKSDIPAKRLYRFFSSLYSVLVRGGRAVLQLYPENSEQLELITTQATRAGFTGGVVVDYPNSAKAKKFYLCLFSGPSTSIPEGLSEDTEEEKPAESTFTAKRIPYRIARRGVVRKSREWVLEKKARRRRQGKEVRPDTQYTGRKRKPRF, encoded by the exons ATGGCTTCTCGCGGGCGGAGACCTGAGCTCCGCGGGCCCCCGGAGCTG TATTACGACAAAAATGAAGCCCGGAAATACGTGCGCAA CTCACGGATGATTGATGTCCAAACCAAGATGGCTGAGCGGGCGGTGGAGCTTCTTTGTGTGCCTGAGGATAAGCCCTGTTATGTGTTGGATATTGG CTGCGGCACTGGGTTGAGTGGCGATTACCTCTCAGACGAGGGGCACTACTGGGTGGGCATTGACATCAGCCCTGCCATGCTGG ATGAGGCCTTGGACCGAGACACGCAGGGAGATGTGATTCTGGGGGACATGGGTCAGGGCATACCCTTCAAACCAGGCACCTTTGATGCTTGTATCAG CATTTCTGCAGTGCAGTGGCTCTGTAATGCTAACAAGAAGTCTGATATTCCTGCCAAGCGCCTGTACCGCTTCTTCTCGTCCCTCTACTCTGTTCTG GTTCGTGGAGGCCGAGCTGTCCTCCAATTGTACCCCGAGAACTCAGAGCAG TTGGAGCTGATCACCACCCAGGCCACCAGGGCCGGCTTCACTGGCGGTGTGGTGGTAGACTACCCCAACAGCGCGAAAGCCAAGAA GTTCTACCTGTGTTTGTTTTCTGGACCTTCGACCTCTATACCAGAG GGCCTGAGCGAAGATACCGAGGAGGAGAAGCCCGCCGAGTCCACGTTCACAGCTAAGAG GATCCCGTACAGGATAGCAAGACGGGGGGTGGTGAGGAAGAGCCGAGAATGGGTCCTGGAGAAGAAGGCACGCCGCCGTCGGCAGGGCAA GGAGGTCCGCCCTGACACCCAGTACACCGGCCGCAAGCGCAAGCCCCGCTTCTGA
- the DNAJC30 gene encoding dnaJ homolog subfamily C member 30, mitochondrial: MAARRDLRWSRLLLWRLWQPRGVPQNPRSGLGPEVRTYTRSDGPYSRTALYDLLGVSPTATQAQIKAAYYRQSFLYHPDRNSGSAEAAERFTRISQAYVVLGSTTLRRKYDRGLLSDEDLRGPGVRPSKTPAADPEKPRTPPPGPRAHGRGPASPGAKRTMFDFDAFYQAHYGEQLERERRLRARREAFRKMQEDRAKKGLRWDETRDLAFVLVLLTVFLIVSSRI; encoded by the coding sequence ATGGCAGCCCGGCGCGATCTGAGGTGGTCGCGACTGTTACTGTGGAGATTGTGGCAGCCCCGGGGGGTTCCACAAAACCCGAGATCGGGCCTGGGCCCAGAAGTGAGGACTTACACCCGGAGCGATGGCCCGTACTCGCGCACGGCGCTCTATGATCTGCTCGGCGTTTCCCCCACGGCCACGCAGGCACAAATCAAGGCGGCTTACTACCGACAGAGCTTCCTCTACCACCCGGACCGCAACTCGGGGAGCGCTGAGGCTGCCGAGCGCTTCACGCGCATCTCCCAGGCTTACGTGGTGCTGGGCAGTACCACCTTGCGTCGCAAGTATGACCGCGGCCTGCTGAGCGACGAGGACCTGCGCGGTCCGGGCGTCCGGCCTTCCAAGACGCCCGCCGCAGACCCCGAGAAGCCCCGTACTCCTCCGCCCGGCCCTCGGGCCCACGGCCGCGGTCCGGCCTCGCCGGGAGCCAAGCGCACCATGTTCGACTTTGACGCCTTCTACCAGGCGCACTACGGTGAGCAGCTGGAGCGCGAACGGCGCCTGAGGGCGCGCCGGGAGGCCTTCCGCAAGATGCAGGAGGACCGGGCCAAGAAGGGCTTACGCTGGGACGAGACCCGAGACTTGGCTTTCGTTCTCGTTCTGCTCACCGTTTTCCTCATCGTGAGCTCTCGTATTTAA